A single Cryptococcus neoformans var. grubii H99 chromosome 7, complete sequence DNA region contains:
- a CDS encoding alcohol dehydrogenase, which translates to MSSSSIPTKMRALVVPEPGVDHYSLQEQDTPSPEGTKVLLHIKASGLCHTDSMVRDGSFGGNWPIIGGHEPAGEVVAVGDNAEEVSVGDRVVALLPKDPCGTCPDCIMGDWKYCKFIKFGGINADGFFSEYALVEAKFCVPIPDSMSFEQAAPLGCAGVTVYAGIKKAQLKPGDVIAISGVGSLGYLGVQFAKAIGLKVVAIDTRTEALELVRSLGNDHRPDLIIDASKSKAKDALNAINGLRPSGYHGWDGVDASVLTSPAISSYQYAADLTRDHGTLILLAQPTKVEFQYPTFLARDITLRGSLHGNEVDLKDTVELAHKCNIKSEVKTFAINQHREMLDAVESDTWKGKAVLVF; encoded by the exons atgtcatcctcatccattcCCACAAAGATGCGAGCGCTGGTTGTTCCCGAGCCGGGCGT AGACCATTATTCACTTCAAGAGCAAGATACTCCCTCACCAGAAGGGACCAAAGTCCTGCTGCACATCAAGGCGTCAGGTTTATGTCACACAGATTCAATGGTGAGAGACGGTAGCTTTGGTGGAAATTGGCCGATAATAGGGGGGCATGAACCTGCGGGTGAGGTGGTAGCAGTCGGCGACAATGCGGAAGAAGTGTCTGTTGGAGATAGGGTGGTGGCTCTGTTACCTAAAGATCCTTGCG GTACATGCCCAGACTGCATCATGGGCGATTGGAA GTACTGCAAGTTCATCAAGTTTGGTGGCATCAACGCGGATGGCTTTTTCAGCGAATACGCTCTCGTAGAGGCCAAGTTTTGCGTCCCTATTCCGGATTCGATGAGTTTTGAGCAG GCAGCCCCCTTAGGTTGTGCTGGAGTTACTGTTTATGCCGGTATCAAGAAAGCCCAGCTCAAACCAGGAGATGTGATCGCCATCAGCGGTGTAGGATCGCTAGGTTATCTCGGAGTACAGTTTGCCAAGGCGATT GGTCTAAAAGTTGTCGCTATAGATACTCGTACTGAAGCCCTTGAACTGGTACGGTCGCTCGGCAATGACCATCGCCCCGACTTGATCATTGATGCTAGCAAGAGCAAGGCAAAAGACGCGCTCAATGCCATCAATGGGCTCAGACCAAGTGGCTACCATGGATGGGACGGTGTTGACG CATCCGTGTTAACCTCGCCAGCCATTTCATCCTACCAGTACGCTGCGGATCTTACTCGTGACCACGGTACGTTGATTCTCTTGGCTCAACCCACCAAAGTCGAGTTCCAGTATCCTACATTCCTTGCAAGAGATATCACACTCCGGGGATCATTGCACGGGAATGAAGTAGATCTGAAAGACACAGTTGAATTGGCCCACAAGTGCAACATTAAATCAGAAGTGAAAACATTCGCAATCAACCAGCACAGGGAGATGTTGGACGCTGTTGAAAGTGATACCTGGAAAGGGAAGGCCGTTTTGGTCTTTTAG
- a CDS encoding multidrug resistance protein fnx1 has protein sequence MSAIVITTASYPSERTPLLRSGSYTSSDSGRANISADSPNELVRSAPLKDSISLSRFVVVCIGIWSANFVFAFQSTAIPTLAPEIGSWFEHGELSAYLGSMFTLSNTAVIPLYGVFMETLGRKFAMITACLFFGTGTIMCALAGNMYSLIGARTFAGLGGGGLLTVSSVIVTDLVPLRDRGYYQGLMMTIFGSGSMLGGPVAGWLTDRFGWHWSFWIQLPVVIFCGVIVSVFLPTPPIPPTHKSLLSGLASLDWLGTALLIGSVTTLIFGFSFHTSYLEPWSSPMVWGTLLASVLSAAAFVLVEMKVKHPLVPLRVFKSNHISAVMLSGFFLSVSNQAFMYQIPVYFAVIVNTSTAQAGLIMSLCGGLGLALGSLVAGQYIRSGYPWKWLGPISLVPPVVGALVAATWKPILPWWSYYATVFPCILGYSTFLCVQLVALVSSVDSKLMPKATALLYTTRSLGATLGVSVGGSVQLGALASQLKVLFEGLEARDQIINSILHSKAAIRLLAPGLQSLALSAYARSLSTVWVFSAAIAVLTVVSSLFIEAKEVHKEERRAIKGTGGGISEGGPFAEGIGPATIEGERQ, from the exons ATGTCCGCCATTGTGATAACAACAGCATCATACCCATCTGAAAGaactcctcttcttcgctctgGTTCATACACCTCGTCAGACTCGGGTCGCGCAAATATCTCCGCGGACAGCCCAAATGAACTTGTCCGTTCAGCACCATTGAAAGATTCCATATCTTTAAGTCgttttgttgttgtctgTATTGGCATATGGTCTGCCAACTTTGTTTTTGCCTTTCAAAGTACCGCAATACCTACCCTGGCACCGGAAATTGGAAGCTGGTTCGAGCATGGCGAGTTATCAGCATACCTTGGGAGTATGTTCACTCTCTCAAATACCGCGG TGATCCCTCTTTACGGAGTCTTCATGGAAACTCTAGGCCGGAAATTCGCCATGATCACGGCCTGTCTTTTTTTCGGCACTGGTACTATCATGTGTGCGTTGGCGGGGAACATGTACTCGCTCATTGGCGCCCGTACCTTTGCAGGG TTAGGAGGCGGAGGACTCTTGACGGTCTCCAGCGTAATTGTTACGGACCTGGTACCACTTCGGGACAGAGGGTATTATCAAG GTCTTATGATGACGATCTTTGGTTCTGGCAGCATGCTAGGAGGACCTGTGGCTGGGTGGTTAACCGATAGGTTCGGGTGGCATTGGTCCTTTTGGATTCAG CTGCCTGTCGTTATTTTTTGTGGGGTGATTGTTTCGGTCTTCCTACCAACACCTCCCATTCCTCCAACGCACaaatctcttctttctggTTTAGCATCCCTCGACTGGCTGGGTACGGCCCTTCTTATTGGCTCAGTCACAACCCTTATTTTCGGGTTCTCTTTTCACACATCGTACCTCGAACCTTGGTCTTCCCCGATGGTATGGGGAACGTTGCTAGCTAGCGTCCTGAGTGCGGCAGCTTTTGTACTGGTtgagatgaaggtgaagcATCCGCTTGTACCTCTTAGAGTCTTCAAGTCAAACCATATTTCAGCAGTGATGTTGAGCGGATTTTTTCTATCTGTGTCCAACCAAGCATTT ATGTATCAAAT CCCTGTATACTTCGCCGTTATTGTGAACACGTCAACAGCTCAAGCAGGCCTTATTATGTCCCTTTGTGGTGGCTTGGGCTTGGCTCTAGGCTCGCTAGTCGCTGGACA ATACATCCGAAGCGGCTATCCTTGGAAATGGTTGGGGCCAATCTCCCTTGTACCTCCTGTTGTGGGCGCATTGGTAGCAGCCACGTGGAAGCCAATCCTTCCTTGGTGGTCCTACTACGCGACCGTTTTCCCTTGCATTCTGGGATATTCGACATTCCTCTGTGTACAATTAG TCGCCTTGGTTTCCAGCGTAGATAGCAAACTTATG CCGAAAGCTACCGCACTATTATATACCACTCGTAGCTTGGGTGCTACACTTGGAGTCAGTGTGGGCGGATCCGTCCAACTTGGAGCACTGGCTTCACAGCTTAAGGTACTATTCGAAGGTTTGGAAGCTCGCGATCAG ATCATAAACTCCATTCTCCATTCGAAAGCAGCCATCCGACTCCTTGCCCCAGGATTGCAATCATTAGCGCTCTCTGCTTACGCCCGCTCACTTTCGACTGTTTGGGTTTTCAGTGCTGCTATTGCTGTATTGACTGTCGTGTCCTCTTTATTCATTGAAGCCAAAGAAGTTCACAAAGAAGAGCGACGAGCGATCAAAGGAACGGGAGGAGGTATCAGTGAGGGTGGCCCGTTCGCAGAAGGAATTGGTCCAGCCACAATAGAAGGGGAAAGACAGTAA
- a CDS encoding alanine-tRNA ligase produces the protein MLFSSVSTRSITSHFKFVPRLLSKTSFTVSTQSSLKKMGANDKPTVPTTAPHAWPSPEDWPAAKVRQTFIDYFVNQPGFEHTFWPSSGVIPFDDDTLLFANAGMNQYKPLFLGTADPKSELSKLIRAANSQKCIRAGGKHNDLDDVGKDTYHHTFFEMLGNWSFGDYFKVGALTMAWDLLTRVYGLPKDRLYVTYFEGDAKQGLEPDSEAQQIWRDLGVPESHILPGNAKDNFWEMGATGPCGPCSEIHFDRIGGREAAHLVNADDPNVLEIWNNVFIQYNREPSGELRTLPAKHVDTGMGFERLVSVLHNVSSNYDTDVFTPIFSKIQELTGARPYEGKLGDEDKDGIDTAYRVIADHIRTLTIAISDGGIPDKDGRGYVLRRVLRRGVRYASNKFGVKIGTFFSSLVPTVVESLGSIFPEVTKKIPELIEILNEEEASFARTLNRGEALFNKYATTAIDEKRTVLSGKDIWRLYDTYGFPVDLTQIMAEERGLKIDQEAFEKARLESLEASKAGGKEKAGALVKLDVHDLAALEANDAVPKTDDSFKYHLDDIKASVKSIYHGSKFLNSTSELPPNTTFGILLDRTNFYAESGGQEYDTGVIAIDGKAEFKVEDVQVYNGYVLHIGRMEEGDIEIGDEVICTYDELRRWPIRNNHTGTHILNFALREVLGDHIDQKGSLVAPTKLRFDFSHGKSIAVPELIKIEGICNDWIKKGVPVYAKDMPLAEAYKIPGLRAVFGEAYPDPVRVVSLGYPLEDIAKNVEDSKWRQTSIEFCGGTHVAKTDDIKDFVIIEESSIAKGIRRIVAVTGHDAHDVSRKGVEFERKLQRIKELQGKEKEVAMKPFLVELGQSGISLIKKNSLKEQFEKIQGELVAAAKAKVAADSKIISEAIKAYFQENPNENVFAGSFDVGGNSKTLTAAVAAGKSASKAVYAFSADPETGKVAHVNYLPKPILESKALDAKLWLNEVAKVIGGKGGGRDDSAAGVGSEISKIDEAIVVAKSVYKKRVEGA, from the exons ATGCTCTTTAGCTCGGTATCTACCCGGTCCATCACCTCTCACTTCAAATTCGtccctcgccttctttcAAAAACCTCTTTCACTGTTTCTACCCAGTCATCCTTAAAGAAAATGGGTGCCAACGATAAGCCTACCGTTCCCACTACTGCTCCTCACGCTTGGCCTTCCCCTGAGGACTGGCCCGCTGCCAAAGTGAGGCAGACGTTTATCGATTACTTTGTCAACCAGCCTGGATTCGAGCACACTTTCTGGCCCTCCAGTGGTGTCATTCCTTTTGACGATGACACGCTTCTTTTTGCCAATGCT GGTATGAACCAGTACAAGCCACTTTTCCTCGGGACCGCAGACCCCAAGTCTGAGCTTTCCAAGCTTATCCGTGCGGCTAACAGTCAAAAGTGTATCCGTGCGGGTGGCAAACACAACG ACCTTGACGACGTAGGAAAGGACACTTATCACCATACTTTCTTTGAAATGCTTGGAAACTGGTCATTCGGTGATTATTTCAAG GTTGGAGCTTTGACCATGGCCTGGGACCTTCTTACTCGAGTCTACGGATTACCTAAGGACAGGCTCTATGTGACTTACTTCGAGGGCGATGCTAAGCAAGGTCTTGAACCCGACTCTGAAGCCCA GCAAATTTGGAGAGATCTTGGTGTGCCAGAGAGCCATATTCTTCCTGGCAACGCAAAGGACAACTTCTGGG AAATGGGCGCTACTGGTCCTTGCGGCCCTTGCAG TGAAATTCACTTTGACCGAATCGGTGGTCGAGAGGCCGCTCACCTTGTCAACGCCGATGACCCCAATGTCCTTGAGATTTGGAACAACGTTTTCATCCAGTACAACCGTGAGCCTTCGGGCGAATTGCGAACACTTCCTGCCAAGCATGTAGACACTGGAATGGGTTTTGAACGACTTGTTTCCGTACTTCACAATGTCTCTTCCAACTACGATACCGACGTTTTCACTCCCATATTCTCCAAGATTCAGGAGCTTACTGGCGCGCGACCTTACGAAGGCAAACTTGGTGACGAAGATAAAGACGGCATTGACACTGCCTATAGAGTCATCGCCGATCACATCAGAACTTTGACTATTGCCATCTCCGACGGTGGTATTCCTGACAAGGACGGTCGAGGGTATGTCCTCCGACGCGTGTTGCGAAGAGGTGTGCGTTATGCCAGCAACAAATTTGGCGTCAAGATTGGtactttcttctcctctctcgTACCCACTGTTGTTGAGTCTCTG GGTTCCATCTTTCCTGAAGTTACTAAGAAGATTCCCGAGCTCATCGAGATCctcaatgaagaagaagcctcTTTTGCTCGCACGCTCAACAGGGGTGAAGCTCTTTTCAATAAGTACGCCACCACTGCCATTGACGAAAAGCGCACTGTTCTCTCTGGCAAGGACATCTGGAGACTGTACGACACCTATGGATTCCCTGTCGACCTTACGCAGATCATGGCCGAAGAGAGGGGATTGAAGATTGACCAGGAAGCCTTTGAGAAAGCCAGGCTCGAATCTCTTGAAGCGAGCAAGGCcggtggcaaggaaaaggctgGTGCCCTAGTCAAGCTCGATGTGCACGATTTGGCCGCTTTAGAAGCTAACGATGCGGTGCCCAAGACTGATGACTCTTTCAAGTATC ATTTGGATGACATCAAGGCTAGCGTCAAGAGCATCTATCATGGCTCCAAGTTCCTCAACTCCACTTCTGAGCTTCCTCCCAATACTACATTTGGTATTCTGCTCGACCGAACCAACTTCTACGCTGAGTCTGGTGGTCAAGAGTATGACACTGGTGTGATTGCTATCGATGGCAAGGCTGAGTTtaaggtggaggatgttcAAGTTTACAATGGTTATGTGTTGCACATTGGACggatggaggagggtgatATCGAGATCGGAGACGAAGTAATCTGCACTTACGACGAGCTTCGTCGATGGCCTATCCGGAACAACCACACCGGTACCCATATTCTCAACTTTGCCCTTCGAGAAGTCCTTGGCGACCACATTGACCAGAAGGGTTCCCTCGTTGCTCCTACTAAACTTCGATTCGACTTTTCTCACGGCAAGTCTATTGCGGTCCCGGAGTTGATCAAAATTGAGGGCATCTGCAATGACTGGATCAAGAAAGGTGTCCCAGTATATGCTAAGGACATGCCTCTGGCCGAGGCTTACAAAATCCCTGGTCTTCGTGCTGTCTTTGGCGAGGCTTACCCTGACCCTGTCCGAGTCGTCTCCCTTGGCTATCCTCTTGAAGATATTGCCAAGAATGTCGAAGATTCTAAATGGCGCCAGACCAGTATTGAGTTCTGCGGCGGCACCCACGTCGCCAAGACTGATGATATTAAGGACTTCGTTATCATTGAGGAGTCCTCTATTGCTAAGGGCATCAGACGAATTGTTGCCGTCACTGGCCATGATGCGCATGACGTATCAAGGAAGGGCGTGGAGTTTGAGCGAAAGTTGCAGAGAATCAAGGAATTGCagggcaaggagaaggaagtggcCATGAAACCTTTCTTGGTT GAGCTTGGGCAGAGCGGCATCTCtttgatcaagaagaatagCCTCAAAGAACAGTTTGAAAAAATCCAAGGAGAACTTGTGGCTGCCGCTAAGGCCAAGGTAGCCGCTGACTCGAAGATT ATTTCTGAGGCGATCAAGGCTTACTTCCAGGAAAACCCCAATGAAAACGTTTTCGCTGGTTCTTTCGACGTCGGAGGTAACTCTAAA ACTTTGACTGCTGCCGTCGCGGCTGGCAAGTCCGCCTCGAAGGCTGTTTACGCTTTCAGCGCCGATCCAGAAACCGGCAAAGTAGCTCATGTCAATTACTTGCCCAAGCCGATACTGGAAAGCAAGGCTTTGGACGCGAAGTTATGGCTGAATGAAGTAGCCAAGGTTATTGGCGGCAAG GGCGGTGGCCGAGATGACAGTGCGGCGGGTGTTGGTAGCGAAATTAGCAAGATTGACGAGGCCATCGTCGTTGCCAAGAGCGTTTACAAGAAGAGAGTTGAGGGGGCGTAA
- a CDS encoding multifunctional beta-oxidation protein: protein MAHQQPLPSADSLNFKDLVVLVTGAGSGIGRTYARFFAARGAKVVINDVSAEAAQAVVDEIVKGGGKAIAAPGSVTDGSKIVAQAVKAFGTVHVLINNAGILRDKSFKNMSDQDWDLVIAVHLKGAYSCTKACWPLFRQQKFGRIVNTASAAGLYGNMGQANYSAAKMGLIGFTRTLAREGAKYDIKVNVIAPMAASAMTETIMPPEMLKGLKPEFIAPFVGILTARNGPDVSGRIFELGAGFFSEVRWERSKGAIWRPDDTFTPSAVAEKWAEAQDFEGAEHPLNTEDGDMLAWAKQATKLPSNRQSSPPVEFKGKTVIITGSGAGLGRAYALMFGKLGANLVINDLSKENAEKVVQEVKAAGGQAVAAVCSAEEGETIVKAAVDAFGTVHVLVANAGILRDKAFVNMDEKMWDQVIQVHMRGTFKIIKAVWPIFQKQKYGRIITTASPNGIYGTVGQANYSTAKAGIIGLTRTLAIEGSRYGIQANCIAPRAATAMTATVWPKELMEIFKPETVAPVVGYLAAEECADTGTFYEVFGGYVAQMRWQRAYGAVFPNDKDIAPEEVLSKWKEIVTFDDRATNPSSGAEALQQIVENFNNTGSAVHGEVSYEDSEDTEDIKAAKRQEVDPHEYNFSERDVILYNLGLGAKIDELHWVYENSDGFSAIPTFGVIPQFGASHGVDMGSFVPNFNPAKLLHGEQYLKIKAPIPTSGTLVSHARLLEVLDKGKAAAVTFIIDTKDKKTGESIFENQSTVILRGSGGFGGKKNGKDRGAATALNVPPKRKPDAVMEEKTTLDQAAIYRLSGDYNPLHIDPDFASMGGFPKPILHGLCSMGIAGKHVLKTFGSYSDIKVRFAGTVIPGETLVTEMWKEGNKVIFSAKVKERDAPALSNAAVTLIGAERAVKAKL from the exons ATGGCTCATCAACAGCCGCTCCCCTCGGCGGACAGCCTCAATTTTAAGGATCTCGTGGTATTGGTAACAGGAGCTGGCAGCGGCATAGGGAGAAC GTATGCTCGCTTTTTCGCTGCTCGTGGAGCTAAAGTAGTGATCAACGATGTATCGGCTGAAGCAGCTCAGGCTGTAGTCGATGAGATTGTGAAAG GAGGTGGAAAGGCTATTGCTGCACCAGGATCCGTTACAGACGGTAGCAAGATTGTTGCTCAGGCCGTGAAGGCTTTTGGTACTGTCCATGTACTTATCAATAACGCTGGCATTCTCC GTGACAAATCGTTCAAGAATATGTCGGATCAGGACTGGGATCTCGTAATCGCGGTACACCTGAAGGGTGCTTACTCTTGTACAAAGGCTTGTTGGCCCTTGTTCAGGCAGCAAAAG TTTGGCAGGATTGTGAACACTGCATCAGCAGCTGGTCTCTATGGCAATATGGGCCAAGCAAACTATTCTGCAGCTAAAA TGGGGTTGATTGGGTTCACTCGAACTCTGGCAAGAGAGGGAGCCAAGTATGACATCAAGGTTAATGTCATTGCACCT ATGGCAGCGTCTGCCATGACAGAGACTATCATGCCTCCAGAAATGCTCAAAGGATTAAAGCCGGAATTCATTGCCCCTTTCGTCGGGATCCTTACAGCTAGGAAT GGCCCAGACGTCAGTGGCCGTATATTCGAATTGGGAGCGGGGTTTTTCTCTGAAGTGAGATGGGAAAGATCGAAAG GGGCCATCTGGAGACCTGATGACACTTTCACTCCTTCTGCGGTTGCCGAAAAGTGGGCTGAAGCGCAGGACTTTGAGGGAGCGGAACATCCTCTTAACACCGAAGATGGAGACATGCTC GCATGGGCCAAACAAGCTACGAAACTGCCTAGCAATCGTCAGTCCTCTCCCCCCGTGGAATTCAAAGGCAAGACTGTCATTATCACTGGATCCGGTGCTGGACTTGGCCGAGCATACGCTTTGATGTTCGGAAAGCTTGGCGCAAATCTTGTGATCAATGATCTAAGCAAAGAAAATGCGGAAAAAGTTGTCCAAGAAGTCAAAGCAG CTGGTGGTCAAGCCGTTGCTGCTGTCTGCTCGGCCGAGGAAGGCGAGACTATAGTGAAAGCAGCTGTCGACGCATTTGGCACAGTTCATGTGCTGGTGGCCAACGCCGGTATCCTACGAGACAAGGCTTTTGTCAATATGGATGAAAAGATGTGGGACCAAGTGATTCAGGTCCATATGCGCGGTACCTTCAAG ATTATCAAAGCTGTTTGGCCAATTTTCCAGAAGCAGAAGTATGGGCGAATAATTACCACAGCCTCCCCAAATGGCATCTACGGTACTGTTGGCCAAGCAAACTACTCAACTGCCAAGGCTGGTATTATTGGTCTGACGCGAACACTTGCTATTGAAGGATCACGCTACGGCATTCAGGCTAATTGTATCGCTCCCAGGGCGGCGACTGCCATGACAGCAACGGTCTGGCCCAAAGAGCTGATGGAAATTTTCAAACCCGAGACGGTGGCTCCTGTAGTCGGATATCTCGCTGCTGAAGAATGCGCGGATACTGGGACTTTTTATGAAGTATTCGGCGGCTACGTTGCTCAGATGAGGTGGCAGAGGGCATATGGAGCTGTTTTTCCAAATGACAAGGATATCGCTCCGGAAGAGGTTCTGTCCAAATGGAAAGAAATTGTGACATTTGACGATCGCGCTACCAATCCCTCCTCTGGTGCCGAAGCTCTCCAGCAGATCGTCGAGAATTTCAACAATACAGGTTCCGCCGTTCATGGTGAGGTATCGTATGAGGACTCCGAAGACACTGAAGACATCAAAGCGGCAAAGAGACAGGAGGTGGACCCTCACGAGTACAACTTCTCCGAACGGGATGTTATACTGTATAATCTTGGCCTCGGAGCGAAAATTGATGAACTGCACTGGGTGTATGAGAATTCTGACGGGTTTTCT GCTATCCCCACTTTTGGTGTAATTCCTCAATTCGGCGCCTCTCATGGTGTAGACATGGGTAGTTTTGTCCCTAACTTCAACCCAGCCAAGCTGCTTCACGGAGAACAATATCTCAAAATTAAAGCCCCTATCCCCACGAGCGGGACACTAGTCAGTCATGCTAGACTCCTTGAGGTTCTCGATAAAGGGAAGGCTGCAGCCGTGACCTTCATTATCGACacaaaagacaagaagacgGGTGAAAGTATCTTTGAAAACCAGAGCACTGTCATTTTGAGGGGTAGCGGCGGATTCGGTGGAAAAAAGAACGGTAAAG ATCGTGGTGCCGCTACAGCTCTCAATGTTCCACCTAAACGGAAACCCGACGCTGTtatggaagaaaagaccACACTAGACCAAGCTGCCATATATCGCTTGTCCGGCGATTACAACCCTCTTCACATTGACCCTGACTTTGCAAGCATGGGTGGCTTCCCCAAGCCTA TTCTTCACGGTCTCTGTTCCATGGGCATCGCTGGCAAACATGTACTCAAGACGTTTGGGTCATACTCAGACATCAAAGTTAGATTCGCCGGTACCGTCATACCTGGTGAGACTCTCGTTACGGAGAtgtggaaagagggaaacAAAGTTATTTTCT CTGCCAAAGTTAAAGAACGGGATGCGCCCGCTTTAAGCAATGCTGCTGTTACTCTCATAGGAGCAGAACGGGCTGTGAAGGCGAAGTTGTAA
- a CDS encoding GTPase inhibitor has protein sequence MVNPDEDTEFNDALRRHGILPPKPPSRSPSPDIPHITHTDAVRAVAATADADQLVTLIEGDNVDSDDERMFEEYKRKRLHEMKKEEKKGRFGSMEPLGREDFVKEVTEGSKADPDGEQIEDQDDDDEESSPRLKGTGVVVFLFKDSVPLSQHLRPLLNQAAAAHPSTKFLSIPAGLCIPNYPDKNVPTLLIYRNGEMIGNVVAGMGLKGMKTTVRDLEGLLLYFKAVEKPSAALLRSSEAIERLDSDDDFNDDVGTVNTRGGGLRTGGVDIGAGRGKEDSDDSDFDM, from the exons ATGGTCAACCCGGATGAGGACACTGAGTT CAACGACGCCCTTCGTCGACATGGTATCCTTCCCCCAAAGCCCCCATCACGCTCCCCATCCCCAGACATTCCGCACATAACCCACACCGACGCTGTCCGCGCAGTCGCTGCCACAGCAGACGCAGACCAACTCGTGACTCTTATTGAAGGCGATAATGTCGATTCGGACGACGAGCGTATGTTTGAAGAGTacaagagaaagagacTGCATgaaatgaaaaaggaagagaagaagggacggTTCGGCAGCATGGAACCACTAGGGCGGGAGGACTTTGTTAAGGAGGTCACGGAGGGAAGCAAAGCGGACCCCGATGGAGAACAGattgaagatcaagatgatgatgacgaagaatCTTCTCCACGATTGAAGGGAACAGGTGTAGTCGTCTTTTTGTTTAAAGACTC TGTACCTTTATCCCAGCATCTTCGGCCACTTTTAAATCAAGCTGCTGCCGCCCATCCATCCACAAAATTCTTGTCAATCCCAGCAGGACTTTGCATCCCTAATTATCCAGATAAGAATGTACCCACTCTGCTTATTTACAGAAACGGAGAGATGATCGGGAATGTAGTGGCTGGTATGGGCTTGAAAGGGATGAAGACCACAGTGCGCG ATCTGGAAGGGTTGCTGCTCTACTTCAAAGCGGTCGAGAAACCCTCAGCTGCGCTCTTACGGTCCAGTGAAGCTATTGAGCGCTTAGACTCCGACGATGATTTCAACGACGATGTCGGCACGGTTAACACCAGAGGAGGTGGCCTCCGAACTGGTGGTGTAGACATTGGCGCAGGTCGAGGCAAAGAAGACAGTGACGATAGTGATTTTGACATGTAG